The Podospora pseudocomata strain CBS 415.72m chromosome 1 map unlocalized CBS415.72m_1, whole genome shotgun sequence genome has a segment encoding these proteins:
- a CDS encoding uncharacterized protein (COG:S; EggNog:ENOG503NYXK) — protein sequence MAFSSIATLKVDRSSPQPKQGIKRKEGEGSDERPVDPGATTALLINELNWWTTDDDIRGWAVQAQCEAELKDITFSEHKVNGKSKGQAYVEFTSQQAATAVKHRIESLANEPNQPASKRPTAIYNNPSFNPFRTLPKDTPNRGGAPRDGQGGGRPPVGPNHNDSQRPNSYQGGNNGFGGGGYRGRGGYTPRGQMNRGGYSNYQGGMNNQFNPGNNMGFNAGGGGGGGGGYGGGGFNNRGGMGMMGRGGGMRGRGGGGAGNAMGMMPMNPMAGGGMMGMGAGMNPMMMGGAGPMGMGGPMGGMPAFQGMGNQFSQPFGFGGGSGGAGGFGGGGNSQAQNPHGAKRPRGE from the exons ATGGCG TTTTCGTCGATCGCCACCTTGAAGGTTGATCGAAGT AGCCCCCAGCCCAAGCAGGGCATCAAGCGCAAGGAGGGTGAAGGTTCGGATGAGCGCCCTGTCGACCCCGGCGCCACCACCGCGCTGCTCATCAATGAGCTGAACTGGTGGACGACTGACGACGACATCCGCGGTTGGGCTGTTCAGGCCCAATGTGAGGCTGAACTCAAAGACATTACTTTCAGCGAGCACAAGGTTAACGGCAAGAGCAAGGG ACAAGCTTATGTCGAGTTCACGTCCCAGCAGGCCGCCACGGCGGTCAAGCACCGCATCGAGTCACTGGCCAACGAGCCGAATCAGCCGGCGTCGAAGCGTCCCACGGCGATTTACAACAATCCGTCGTTCAACCCTTTCCGGACGCTGCCCAAGGACACCCCCAACCGGGGCGGCGCTCCCAGAGATGGccaaggtggtggtcgtcCTCCTGTTGGCCCAAACCACAATGATTCGCAGCGCCCGAACAGCTACCAGGGCGGCAACAacggctttggtggtggcggttaCCGCGGTAGAGGTGGTTACACTCCTCGTGGTCAGATGAACCGCGGTGGTTATAGCAATTACCAGGGCGGCATGAACAACCAGTTCAACCCCGGTAACAACATGGGCTTCAAcgctggcggtggcggtggcggtggcggtggttatggtggtggcgggttcAACAACAGAGGTGGAATGGGCATGAtgggtcgtggtggtggcatgcGCGGtcgcggtggtggcggcgctGGAAATGCCATGGGCATGATGCCCATGAACCCCATGGCTGGCGGTGGCATGATGGGAATGGGTGCTGGTATGAAccccatgatgatgggtggtgctggcccAATGGGTATGGGTGGACCCATGGGTGGTATGCCTG CCTTCCAAGGGATGGGCAACCAGTTTTCCCAGCCGTTcgggtttggtggaggttcgggtggtgctggtgggttcggtggcggtgggaaCAGCCAAGCCCAGAATCCGCATGGTGCGAAGCGTCCCCGGGGGGAGTAG